One Rhododendron vialii isolate Sample 1 chromosome 2a, ASM3025357v1 genomic region harbors:
- the LOC131317026 gene encoding probable leucine-rich repeat receptor-like protein kinase At5g63930 translates to MKDSRRGLIVGFAGFFVVTALLVCASEGLNSEGLYLLEFKKGVYDGLNFLGNWNSSDQTPCGWKGVNCSLDPKNPVVVSISLSSLNLSGTLSPSICNLVNLAELDVSNNGFTGNIPKEIGNCLRLEILYLNNDLFDGQIPSELGNLASLTSLNLCTNEISGPIPEEVGKLSSLVLFLAYSNYISGPLPVSLWNLKNMTTFRAGQNVISGSIPSTIGGCENLVYLGLAQNNLGGNIPKEIGMLKSLTDLLLWDNELMGFIPKEIGNCTNLQTLDLYDNHLVGEIPGEIGNIKSLIILYLYGNGLNGIIPKQIGNLSLATDIDFSENYLSGMIPSELGKIQGLRLFQLFENQLTGIIPDELGTLSQLKLLILSENKLSGNIPAALGNLSHLTNLQLGCNLLSGGIPAELGALTGLQMLNLSHNVFSGRIPPQLGNLIMLEHLVLNNNDLSGEIP, encoded by the coding sequence ATGAAAGACTCGAGGAGAGGTTTGATTGTAGGTTTCGCCGGCTTTTTCGTCGTCACTGCTCTGCTTGTTTGTGCTTCAGAAGGGTTGAATTCTGAGGGGCTGTACCTTTTGGAGTTCAAGAAAGGTGTTTACGATGGACTCAACTTTCTAGGAAACTGGAATTCGAGTGACCAAACCCCATGTGGTTGGAAGGGTGTGAATTGCTCATTGGACCCTAAAAATCCAGTTGTGGTGTCTATTAGTTTGTCTTCACTGAACCTTTCTGGGACCCTGAGTCCCAGTATTTGCAATTTGGTTAATCTTGCTGAGCTTGATGTTTCTAACAACGGGTTCACTGGAAACATTCCTAAGGAGATTGGAAATTGCTTGAGATTGGAAATTCTTTATTTGAATAACGATCTGTTTGATGGGCAAATTCCTTCTGAGTTGGGTAATCTGGCTTCTTTAACATCCTTGAACTTGTGCACTAACGAGATATCGGGTCCAATTCCGGAGGAGGTTGGAAAACTTTCTTCTTTGGTGCTGTTTCTGGCATACTCCAACTACATCAGCGGTCCTCTGCCGGTTTCCCTTTGGAATCTGAAAAACATGACGACATTTCGAGCGGGGCAAAATGTGATTTCTGGGAGCATTCCCTCGACCATAGGTGGATGTGAGAACTTGGTGTATCTTGGTCTGGCCCAAAACAACCTAGGAGGCAATATACCAAAAGAGATTGGGATGCTTAAGAGCTTGACGGATTTGCTTCTTTGGGATAATGAATTGATGGGTTTCATACCGAAGGAAATCGGGAACTGTACGAATCTTCAGACTCTTGATTTGTATGACAACCACCTTGTGGGCGAAATTCCTGGTGAAATTGGTAATATCAAGTCCTTGATTATTTTATACTTGTACGGGAATGGGTTAAATGGAATAATACCCAAGCAGATTGGTAATCTCTCTTTAGCAACAGATATCGATTTCTCAGAGAACTACTTGTCGGGAATGATTCCGTCCGAGTTGGGTAAGATACAGGGTTTGCGTTTATTCCAGCTTTTTGAGAACCAGCTAACGGGTATCATACCAGACGAGCTCGGTACCCTTTCCCAACTGAAGCTTCTCATACTTTCTGAAAACAAGTTATCTGGAAATATTCCTGCAGCATTGGGAAATCTCTCTCATTTGACCAACTTACAATTGGGTTGCAACTTGCTTTCTGGTGGAATACCTGCGGAGTTGGGAGCTCTCACCGGCTTGCAAATGCTGAATCTTAGTCACAACGTTTTCTCCGGAAGAATCCCACCTCAGCTCGGAAACCTAATTATGCTAGAACACCTCGTCCTGAATAACAATGATCTGAGTGGTGAAATACCatag
- the LOC131318015 gene encoding probable leucine-rich repeat receptor-like protein kinase At5g63930, with translation MKDRIMEDSRRGLIVGFASFFVVTALLVCASEGLNSEGLYLLEFKKGVYDKLNFLGNWNSSDQTPCGWKGVNCSFDPKNPVVVNISLSSLNLSGTLSPSICNLVNLAGLDVSNNGFTGNIPKEIGNCLRLEILYLNNNLFDGQIPSELGNLPSLTYLNLCNNKISGPIPEEVGKLSSLVRFLAYSNNISGPLPVSLGNLKNMTTFRAGQNVISGSIPSTVGGCENLVYLGLAQNNLGGNIPKEIGMLKSLTDLVLWSNELIGFIPKEIGNCTNLQTLALYDNNLVGEIPGEFGNIKSLMNLYLYRNGLNGTIPTQIGNVSLAKEIDFSENYLSGEIPSELSQIQGLSLLYLFENQLTGIIPNELSRLENLTKLDLSINNLTGPIPLGFQNLTQMLQLQLFQNSLSGTIPRDLGLYSKLWVVDFSNNYLDGRIPPHICWNSNLIYLNLESNSLHGNIPDHLIKCNSLVQLRLDGNNLTGSFPSELCNLVNLSALELGLNKFSGPIPPEIASCKRLQRLDLSNNFFTSELPKEIGNLSQLVTFNISSNLLTGKIPPEILNCLMLQRLDLSQNSFTGSIPNELGTLLQLELLMLSENKLSGNIPAALGNLSHLTELQMGSNLFSGGIPAELGALTGLQIALNLSHNNLSGKIPPQLGNLILLEILLLNNNDLSGEIPSTFGNLSSLLGCNFSYNDLSGPLPSIGLFQNMAKSSFIGNKGLCGGPLGDCNGNPTLNSMQPSVKGGLSAPRGKIITLVAAAIGGISLILIAILLYIMRRPVEVVASRQEKETSSLISDIYFPPKEGFTFQDLVEATNNFHDSYVVGRGAVGTVYKAVMESGETIAVKKLASNREGNNNENVENSFQAEILTLGKIRHRNIVKLYGFCYHQGSNLLIYEYMEKGSLGELLHGEGATCCELEWPTRFRVALGAAEGLAYLHHDCRPRIVHRDIKSNNILLDENFEAHVGDFGLAKVIDMPYSKSMSAVAGSYGYIAPEYAYTMKVTEKSDIYSYGVVLLELITGRTPVQPIDLGCDLVTWVKKYIREHQLSSGILDSRLNLKDESTVNHMITVLKIALLCTNLNPFDRPSMREVVLMLIDTEQRAKKFISSPVYDPTEKDDAS, from the exons ATGAAGGATAGAATAATGGAAGACTCGAGGAGAGGTTTGATTGTAGGTTTCGCCAGCTTTTTCGTCGTCACTGCTCTGCTTGTTTGTGCTTCAGAAGGGTTGAATTCTGAGGGGCTTTACCTTTTGGAGTTCAAGAAAGGTGTTTACGATAAACTTAACTTTCTAGGAAACTGGAATTCGAGTGACCAAACCCCATGTGGTTGGAAGGGTGTGAATTGCTCATTTGACCCTAAAAATCCAGTCGTGGTGAATATTAGTTTGTCTTCACTGAACCTTTCTGGGACCCTGAGCCCCAGTATTTGCAATTTGGTTAATCTTGCTGGGCTTGATGTTTCTAACAACGGGTTCACTGGAAACATTCCTAAGGAGATTGGAAATTGCTTGAGATTGGAAATTCTTTATTTGAATAACAATCTGTTTGATGGGCAAATTCCTTCTGAGTTGGGTAATTTACCTTCTTTAACATACTTGAACTTGTGCAATAACAAGATATCGGGTCCCATTCCAGAGGAGGTTGGAAAACTTTCTTCTTTGGTGCGGTTTCTGGCATACTCTAACAACATCAGCGGTCCATTGCCTGTTTCCCTTGGGAATCTAAAAAACATGACGACATTTCGAGCGGGGCAAAATGTGATTTCTGGGAGCATTCCCTCGACCGTTGGTGGATGTGAGAACTTGGTGTATCTTGGTCTGGCCCAAAACAACCTAGGAGGCAATATACCAAAAGAGATTGGGATGCTTAAGAGCTTGACGGATTTGGTTCTTTGGAGTAATGAATTGATCGGTTTCATACCGAAGGAAATCGGGAACTGTACGAATCTTCAGACTCTTGCTTTGTATGACAACAACCTTGTGGGCGAAATTCCTGGTGAATTTGGTAATATCAAGTCCTTGATGAATTTATACTTGTACAGGAATGGGCTAAATGGAACAATACCTACGCAGATTGGTAATGTCTCTTTAGCAAAAGAAATCGATTTCTCAGAGAACTACTTGTCGGGAGAGATTCCGTCCGAGTTGAGTCAGATACAGGGTTTGAGTTTACTCTACCTTTTTGAGAACCAGCTAACGGGTATTATACCAAATGAGCTTAGCAGGTTGGAAAACTTAACAAAGCTTGATCTATCAATTAATAACCTCACCGGTCCTATTCCTTTAGGATTTCAAAACCTAACTCAAATGCTTCAGTTGCAGTTATTTCAAAACTCCCTCAGTGGTACCATTCCTAGAGACCTTGGACTTTACAGCAAACTTTGGGTGGTTGATTTCTCAAACAACTACCTAGATGGAAGAATACCTCCTCATATTTGCTGGAATTCCAATTTGATATATCTGAATCTTGAATCTAATAGCCTGCATGGAAATATCCCAGATCATCTCATAAAGTGCAATTCTTTGGTGCAACTTCGTCTCGATGGGAACAACCTGACTGGGAGCTTTCCCTCTGAGTTGTGCAACTTGGTGAATCTTTCTGCTCTTGAGTTGGGCCTGAACAAGTTTAGTGGTCCGATCCCTCCAGAAATTGCAAGCTGCAAAAGGCTGCAAAGGCTTGATCTCTCAAACAATTTCTTCACATCTGAGTTGCCGAAGGAGATAGGAAATTTGTCCCAATTGGTTACTTTCAATATTTCCTCTAATTTGCTCACCGGGAAAATACCACCTGAGATTCTTAACTGCTTGATGcttcaacggcttgatcttagccaaaacaGCTTCACAGGTTCCATACCAAATGAGCTCGGAACCCTTTTGCAACTGGAGCTTCTCATGCTTTCTGAAAACAAGTTATCTGGAAATATTCCTGCAGCATTGGGAAATCTCTCTCATTTGACTGAGTTACAAATGGGCAGCAACTTGTTTTCTGGTGGAATACCAGCAGAGTTGGGGGCTCTCACTGGCTTGCAAATTGCGCTGAATCTTAGTCACAACAATCTCTCTGGAAAGATTCCACCTCAGCTTGGAAACCTTATTTTGCTAGAAATCCTCCTTCTGAATAACAATGATCTGAGTGGAGAAATACCAAGTACGTTTGGTAACCTGTCAAGTTTGTTGGGGTGTAATTTCTCATATAATGACCTTTCTGGACCGTTGCCTTCTATCGGGTTGTTTCAGAACATGGCCAAGAGCAGCTTTATCGGAAACAAAGGGCTTTGTGGTGGGCCTTTAGGCGATTGCAACGGCAACCCGACTTTGAATTCAATGCAGCCTTCTGTGAAAGGTGGTTTAAGTGCTCCAAGGGGTAAAATAATCACACTAGTTGCTGCTGCTATAGGTGGGATTTCTCTAATTCTCATTGCAATTCTCTTGTATATCATGAGGCGTCCGGTAGAGGTGGTTGCTTCCCGCCAAGAAAAAGAGACATCCTCTCTCATTTCGGATATTTATTTTCCTCCAAAGGAGGGTTTTACTTTCCAAGACCTAGTTGAAGCCACAAACAACTTTCATGACAGTTATGTTGTTGGGAGAGGAGCTGTTGGAACCGTTTACAAGGCGGTTATGGAGTCTGGGGAAACAATTGCCGTTAAGAAGCTAGCTTCTAATAGAGAAGGAAACAACAATGAAAACGTTGAGAACAGTTTTCAAGCTGAGATTCTAACTCTTGGAAAGATTAGGCACCGCAACATTGTGAAGCTTTACGGTTTTTGCTATCACCAGGGTTCGAATTTGCTTATTTATGAGTACATGGAAAAGGGTAGTTTGGGCGAATTGCTTCACGGTGAAGGAGCAACTTGTTGTGAGTTGGAATGGCCGACACGTTTTAGGGTTGCTCTTGGTGCTGCCGAGGGTCTTGCTTACTTGCATCACGACTGCCGACCAAGGATTGTTCACCGGGATATAAAGTCTAACAATATTCTGCTTGATGAGAATTTTGAAGCCCATGTTGGTGATTTTGGATTGGCAAAGGTCATTGACATGCCTTACTCCAAGTCAATGTCTGCCGTGGCAGGGTCATACGGCTACATTGCCCCTG AATATGCATACACAATGAAGGTGACTGAAAAATCTGATATTTATAGCTATGGAGTAGTTCTCTTGGAGTTGATAACTGGAAGAACTCCGGTACAGCCGATAGATCTGGGATGTGATCTCGTCACGTGGGTGAAGAAATATATCCGCGAGCATCAACTATCATCTGGGATACTTGACAGTAGATTAAATCTGAAAGATGAAAGTACAGTCAATCACATGATTACTGTATTAAAAATCGCTCTATTGTGCACAAACTTGAACCCTTTTGATCGGCCATCGATGCGGGAAGTTGTGCTGATGCTGATTGATACTGAACAGAGAGCAAAGAAATTCATTTCTTCACCGGTATATGATCCTACGGAGAAAGATGATGCCTCTTGA
- the LOC131317027 gene encoding S-protein homolog 2-like, with translation MAMHQSPAAESVTLAIGSVFIFNQVPGPLNIHCQSDHKDFGPRTLPPFDVLEWNVSIVIGKTEVYSCDMSSGNLHGRFDLFDSRTDWNTERCGIKNFDCSWKVAEDGVFLFSAKKGDYVVQYPWSK, from the coding sequence ATGGCAATGCACCAGTCACCGGCGGCAGAGTCGGTCACCCTAGCTATAGGCTCGGTGTTCATCTTCAACCAAGTCCCCGGACCCTTGAACATCCATTGCCAATCGGACCACAAGGATTTCGGCCCACGAACCCTCCCGCCCTTTGATGTTTTGGAGTGGAACGTAAGCATAGTCATCGGGAAAACTGAAGTCTACAGCTGCGACATGAGTTCTGGAAACCTGCACGGCCGCTTTGATTTGTTCGATAGTAGAACGGATTGGAATACAGAAAGGTGCGGCATTAAGAATTTCGATTGCTCTTGGAAGGTGGCAGAGGACGGCGTATTTTTGTTCTCCGCCAAAAAGGGTGACTATGTGGTGCAGTATCCCTGGTCCAAGTGA
- the LOC131318017 gene encoding uncharacterized protein LOC131318017, with product MRQLPKWVKPRGPYRALTFQEKEYYRKRAEESRGFDVPDIPDDIDPCEIDVKPFKLDQHPPGSELWKELADYSKLALDKYNKCNSAAKYQFAKLIKANYGGGYPFEYFITFQAYDMACFRCKTFQASVTIGFKETTADCWPEPYPTSRRSRHNIDAGAVECSSADQHRMNLL from the exons ATGCGTCAGCTTCCAAAGTGGGTTAAACCGAGAGGCCCATATCGTGCACTTACGTTCCAAGAGAAGGAGTATTACCGTAAGAGGGCTGAAGAGAGCAGGG GGTTTGATGTTCCGGATATACCTGATGATATTGATCCTTGTGAAATAGATGTTAAGCCATTTAAGTTGGACCAGCACCCCCCTGGAAGTGAGCTATGGAAGGAGCTCGCAGATTATTCAAAGTTAGCTCTTGACAAGTACAACAAGTGTAACAGC GCAGCAAAGTACCAGTTTGCGAAGTTAATCAAGGCAAACTACGGAGGTGGTTATCCTTTCGAGTATTTTATTACATTTCAGGCCTATGATATGGCTTGTTTTCGCTGTAAGACTTTCCAAGCTAGTGTGACTATAGGGTTTAAGGAAACAACGGCGGATTGCTGGCCTGAACCGTATCCAACTTCTCGAAG GTCCAGACATAATATCGACGCTGGTGCAGTGGAATGCTCATCTGCTGATCAACACCGAATGAACCTTCTTTAG
- the LOC131317028 gene encoding uncharacterized protein LOC131317028 — MAMHQSPVESLVLADGPVIITNKIPGPLTIHCVSSAGSDLGIQTRQFDGKFSWNVKLVAGKGSDVYRCDLASGGLRGSFSLFDGRRDFAPDRCGLKDFLCLWEVRPDGIYLYHSIGDRHYFDLQYSWPR; from the coding sequence ATGGCCATGCACCAATCGCCGGTGGAGTCGTTAGTCCTGGCCGACGGCCCCGTCATCATAACCAACAAAATCCCCGGACCCCTGACGATCCACTGTGTGTCTTCCGCCGGCAGTGACCTCGGCATACAGACCAGGCAGTTTGACGGGAAGTTCTCATGGAACGTTAAATTAGTCGCCGGTAAAGGGTCCGATGTTTACAGGTGCGATCTGGCCTCTGGAGGTTTGCGCGGTAGTTTTAGTCTTTTTGATGGCAGGAGAGACTTTGCTCCAGATAGGTGCGGCCTTAAGGATTTTTTGTGCCTTTGGGAAGTGAGACCGGATGGAATATATTTGTACCATTCGATTGGCGATAGGCATTATTTTGACTTGCAGTATTCTTGGCCGCGATAA
- the LOC131317029 gene encoding uncharacterized protein LOC131317029 — protein sequence MAKWNAVFVVAVAVVLVNATAREIPSPKASPGHENPNQTNLVHVPDNAIPPNNSDAKNATTVKDKKCLIGFAGVGGIAGVGGVIPVIPLGAGIGGVGGGVGGVGGVGGLGGVGGLGGVGGLGGAAGGVGGTIP from the coding sequence atggcaaaGTGGAATGCTGTGTTTGTGGTGGCAGTAGCAGTGGTACTTGTGAATGCCACGGCTAGGGAGATTCCAAGCCCAAAGGCATCACCTGGTCATGAAAATCCCAACCAAACCAACCTGGTCCATGTCCCTGACAATGCTATCCCACCAAACAATAGTGATGCCAAGAACGCCACCACCGTCAAGGACAAGAAGTGCCTGATCGGCTTCGCCGGCGTCGGCGGCATTGCCGGGGTTGGCGGAGTCATTCCCGTCATTCCCCTCGGCGCCGGCATCGGCGGGGTCGGCGGTGGCGTGGGTGGGGTCGGCGGTGTCGGTGGACTTGGCGGGGTCGGCGGGCTGGGAGGAGTAGGTGGGTTGGGTGGCGCAGCCGGTGGCGTTGGTGGAACCATACCTtaa